Proteins encoded by one window of Lycium barbarum isolate Lr01 chromosome 11, ASM1917538v2, whole genome shotgun sequence:
- the LOC132620017 gene encoding uncharacterized protein LOC132620017: MALTEECSSRVRSKVPPNLKDPGSFTISITIGNIEVGLALWDLGASINLMSTSVFRTLGSGEPRPTTVTFQLADSSFAYPDGIIQDVFMKVGPFILPFDFVILDYEADKMSLSSWEEDS, encoded by the coding sequence ATggcacttactgaggagtgtaGTTCTAGAGTGAGGAGCAAGGTTCCACCGAACCTGAAAGATCCGGGTAGTTTTACTATTTCTATCACTATTGGTAATATCGAGGTTGGACTGGCATTGTGGgatttgggtgctagtattaatctgatgtCCACCTCTGTGTTCCGAACATTGGGGTCAGGTGAGCCAAGGCCAACAACAGTCACTTTTCAATTAGCTGACAGTTCTTTTGCATATCCTGATGGTATAATTCAAGATGTTTTTATGAAGGTGGGTCCTTTTATTCTGCCGTTTGATTTTGTTATCCTTGATTACGAAGCAGATAAAATGTCCCTCTCATCATGGGAAGAGGATTCTTAG